A region from the Chrysoperla carnea chromosome 4, inChrCarn1.1, whole genome shotgun sequence genome encodes:
- the LOC123298322 gene encoding uncharacterized protein LOC123298322 — translation MAQQRKLKPTEIFDVDFIKHSNIDIQSKYKVGMENGGKWMMFIEKSKLDEVWEKSCKLYDNGQLIGVYDIKCSTNYRDPKIKSHAQNKGALRFNCGPANDEKKIMEIGRNILKMIPYRCDSGYMHFKSDEQSKIGNRHTGQKVNHLYKLEVPGRLSADDFHKMVTSFGALKTRNNSTTKNREFLKKKKFLNSPDHDFGDNF, via the exons atggcacAACAACG aaaattaaaaccaaCCGAAATATTTGATGTTGACTTCATAAAGCATTCGAATATTGatatacaatcaaaatataaggttggcATGGAAAATGGTGGAAAATGGATgatgtttattgaaaaatcaaaattagatGAAGTCTGGGAAAAAAGTTGTAAACTTTACGATAACGGACAATTAATTGGTGTTTACGATATAAAATGTTCAACCAATTACAGAgatccaaaaattaaaagtcaTGCTCAGAATAAAGGTGCCCTTAGATTTAATTGTGGTCCAGCTAACGATGAAAAAAAGATTATGGAAATTGGgagaaacattttaaaaatgattcccTATCGATGTGATTCGGGATACATGCATTTTAAATCGGATGAACAAAGTAAAATTGGTAACAGGCACACTGGTCAAAAAGTTAATCATCTATATAAATTAGAAGTTCCAGGAAGATTGTCTGCGGATGATTTCCATAAAATGGTAACCAGTTTTGGTGCATTAAAAACTCGTAataattcaacaacaaaaaatcgtgaatttttgaagaaaaaaaagtttttgaatagtCCCGATCATGACTTTGGTGATAATTTTTAA
- the LOC123298160 gene encoding zinc finger protein OZF-like, whose translation MYFIHESTILQMFQYCCTTLTINTNDGLPNQICQNCFTKLNDSFQFKQLCENSHRALVEIRDEIDTKDDLYVKDEVDERTDIKPPLLKSDSDRDNGDDVQDIGNDVEDAEDDSCDDEWLSDRIESSKTKRSQLDPNKCDPQTLTCKTCDKKLSTVGSLLRHLRSHELNGVQPDSSIKRDENKTKYKCEYCDLSYCKISSLGKHVLTKHNPTLLACTVCNKKFAIQLQLDTHMKFIHRQQKDHVCKQCGKIFQKNHQLMRHEKSHATERIYHCMQCDKSFRVEATLRIHYRVCHSADKKREVCTICGKAVYRIKQHLARVHTDEHVTCPECSKEFNNKHYLEEHRKRKHGDPNETNKRPHLCSICGKGSVSTTALKAHYLHMHTVGKRYPCPICNKKFKTDQAVNAHVRYTHNHESRYSCTMCSKTFQISSRLKIHMRVHTGERPCVCKLCNKAFGESSTLKKHMRVHGSFECEKPVKNELNDIIDNVTANNVLDDKKNHENMQRFLINF comes from the exons atgtattttattcatGAATCAACAATACTTCAAATGTTTCAATATTGTTGTACGACTCTTACA attAACACAAATGATGGACTTCCAAATCAAATTtgtcaaaattgttttacaaaattgaacgattcatttcaatttaaacaattatgtgAGAACTCACATCGAGCACTCGTAGAAATTCGTGACGAAATTGATACCAAAGATGATTTATACGTTAAAGATGAAGTGGATGAACGGACAGACATTAAACCGCCATTACTTAAAAGTGATTCTGATCGTGACAATGGCGATGACGTACAAGACATCGGTAATGATGTAGAGGATGCAGAGGATGATAGCTGTGATGATGAATGGTTGAGTGATAGAATTGAAAGTAGCAAAACAAAAAGATCACAATTAGATCCAAATAAATGTGATCCACAAACATTAACTTGTAAAACTTGTGACAAGAAATTATCAACAGTTGGATCTTTATTACGACATTTAAGATCTCATGAATTAAATGGCGTCCAACCGGATTCTTCAATTAAAAGGGATGAAAATAAAACTAA ATATAAATGTGAATACTGTGATTTATCATATTGTAAAATCAGTTCATTAGGTAAACATGTTTTAACGAAACATAATCCAACATTACTGGCATGTACAgtgtgtaacaaaaaatttgcaattcaaTTACAATTAGACACCCATATGAAATTTATACATCGTCAGCAGAAAGATCATGTGTGCAAACAATGCGGTAAAATCTTTCAAAAGAATCATCAATTAATGCGACACGAGAAGAGTCATGCAACAGAACGGATCTATCATTGTATGCAATGTGACAAATCATTTCGTGTCGAGGCAACGTTACGCATTCATTATCGTGTCTGTCATTCGGCAGATAAGAAACGTGAAGTTTGTACAATTTGCGGTAAAGCTGTTTATAGAATTAAA CAACATTTAGCACGTGTTCACACTGATGAACATGTAACCTGTCCAGAATGTTCGAAAGAATTCAACAACAAACATTACTTAGAAGAGCATCGTAAACGTAAACATGGCGATCCAAATGAAACAAACAAGCGTCCGCATTTATGCAGCATTTGTGGCAAGGGAAGTGTGTCCACAACAGCACTAAAAGCACATTATCTACATATGCACACCGTGGGTAAACGTTATCCGTGCCCCATTtgtaataagaaatttaaaacagatcaAGCGGTTAATGCGCATGTACGTTACACACACAATCATGAGAGTCGTTACAGTTGTACGATGtgttcaaaaacttttcaaattagtTCACGTTTAAAGATTCACATGCGTGTACACACGGGAGAACGACCGTGCGTTTGTAAGCTGTGTAATAAAGCGTTCGGTGAATCGAGCACGTTAAAGAAGCATATGCGTGTGCATGGCAGCTTTGAATGTGAGAAACCAGTGAAGAATGAATTAAATGATATAATCGATAATGTTACCGCCAATAATGTTCTGgacgataaaaaaaatcatgaaaatatgcaacgatttttaattaatttttaa